Part of the Ostrinia nubilalis chromosome 25, ilOstNubi1.1, whole genome shotgun sequence genome is shown below.
TTGTCTTGAACCTATCCTTGAATACGATAGCCGAATGGTataggggtcggactggccgaatcGTCACCGAGGTACGGGTTCGAATCCTGCCACCGGTCGACTTTTGTGGTGAGCCTATTCGTGACACAAGCAtttttagcttagtacgaggggctaacgggactataaGTAATTTATGCAATAGGTACAATGTTCtttaaaaagaacaaaaaagttttgagTACGTTGTTCAACgggcatttttttttgtatattccTTAAGTGAAAAAAATGGTCTATTCCAATTTTTCTCAAACTTTCGGCTCCAGGAACCCCTGTTAAAGTTTCCAGGTGACAGCGAACCTATCACCTAGGTTATCAAAGTGAACTTCATGGGTGATCAAGGACACCAAAGTATCGCCTGGAGTCCACCTGGGTAAATCTAATCCAGGAATAATAATGATGGAATAGACCATTTTTTACACTTTTACCTATTTAGTTTGAAGACGAAAACTAGAAACACTTTAAAATCATACCTGGTGTTACAATAGTGCGTCTACTGGTGCAATCTACAGAAGTTATTCTACAATCTACTCGTGCGGATCGACGATGTCGAGCACAGTGAGGCAGCCATCTTGTGACGCAATAGCTAGCGCCTTGCCCCCGTGTGCGCTTGCGACGCCGGTCACTTCTGCTGGGGCCCGGTACTCGGCTATTGCTTTGCCGTCTATTGTCCTGTGGGTTTTCATCAATTGGTTAGACTACTTAGACATAATTCTGTAGCTTTACTATGAGTTATATTAAACCTAAAcgctagcgagtgcgtaaaAGTCTATgatgattttagttcttgaaaggggcgctgtacaaattgccatattatattttttatgcagtcGCTAGCGAGAGTAGCGAGTTAGTAACCAAACTGGATAGCTAATTGTGTAGTGGCGAACACAATAGATCAAAACCGTTACATTGATACCAAGGTCTTAAAAAAAACCGTCCTCAATGCATAAGAAATTAgctttttcaaactaatttaCGATTTTCTGCAGAGCCTGGACAGACACAtaaaccatcatcatcattattttagccACGTACAAGGCGTTTACTGTTGAGCATCATGACCAATCATTAGAGGACAATGATTTGCAGAATGACCGGTTGGTACCGGTCTGCATGTATCCAGCGCTTCCTGCTATCTACTAATCTagaaggtggacagacgaccacTTAGGTAGACCCAAAAATATTATCCTAATCCCTTTCACCTCTGGACTGACCAgatcaaaaccgcactcaatggtccactccacgagtgcataagaaaggctgcagtgcggaaggaatggcgacggattgtgaggcttgccaccggacctggtgtgacgaccacgaccactctggcaagagtgtagcgacgaagaagaagaagaagaatccgTTTAACGGAGAATTAAATCCAAAAAAGCCTATCATCAAAATtacaagcaaaaaaaaaacgtacCTGAAAACTCTCAATGTCTTCCGTCCGCTGTGGTAGTAGAACACATACTTGTCAGTAGAACTGAACATGGTAATGATGGAAAACACCCCCTCTGCTGCCCTAGAGATGAGGGGCTGGACGGAGGTGCCTCTCTTCAGTTCTATGAGGTCGAGCCCTCCTCGCGAGGGCGCGCAGAGCCCGATCTTTCCATCTTTGGTGCACGCGCCGTTCCAGCGTGGCACGAATCTGGATTTAGAAAAGTAATGACAATGATGAACGAATAGTTTATTCAgcacataggccctttccagggcacttgtacacgtcccaaatataatttgctctaccaccacttcgagaCAACATAATATGGGCTGGTACTGAAGAGAAGAAGTGTCGGAAGagactcagtcacctttgtcgtctactactgaacatagccctcccccaatgatttccagattggagggtggtagcggcctgcatccagcgccttcctactaccttgcTGGATTAGCAAGCAGAAGCCATGGTAggtagccgaacggtgaaggggtcggactggccaactcgagatccggggaacgcgggttcggtccccgccgccgctcgactattgtggtgagctcactcgtgatacaagcatatttagcttagtacgaggggctaacgggactattagtaatttgtgtaaaaaaaaaatactaatgtgGTAAAGGGAAAGGCACATAACATGCAGAATTGAGGgtgccgatggggcagcaaggttataGATAATAATGAGCAATGAATATAGCTACAACAACCAAAATATTGCTAATCAACCTGATGTGCCTCTTAGTCTTGATGTCTATGATGCCGGCCTTGTCATTCCCGACTACTGCGACCCACAGCGGCTTGTGGGGCAGCGCCACGATCGACTGCATGTCCTTGATGCCGCTGTTCTTCACTGGGATCCTGGAAGTAATGGATTTTTTTGGATTCTGATCATCTTCTATTGTATACTAGCCCTGCCACACTAAGTCACACTATTCCTCTCTTAGATACACGCACTAGTTTGCTGGTCTTTTGACAAAATACTGAGAAAATAGGGACCAGAAGGCATAATCATGATGAGGAGCATGACGTGCGGCATTACGAGACATGTTGCTATGCTACACCGCATCTCTGCCTCCTATCCTCGCTACATCTCATACCACTCGACAAGTATGCGGCAATGACATACAATTTATTAACTAAGGTCTTTACAATGGTATCAGAATTTTTCTCGTCATCTTCTATCTATCGCATACGATTTAAACACTAAGGCTGTTTATCTAACTAACAGGTTATCACAGTGATGATCGTTATGAGACACTAGAGGGGTGCGATTAAGATTAATTGCACCAATATGGCATGACGTGACTTCAGAAATACAGTAGGTATTTTGAATTTTGTTGACCCAAACTTCTAAATGCTGTATTATCAAcgtaaattaaaaaacaaacaatttgTTAGTTCTCACTTGTGCAATCTAGCTCCAGTCTTAGCATGGAAGACGTGGAGACACTCTCTCAAGGACTTGTCCACTCCAGGAGTCACGAGGTGGTGCTCATCGGCCGATACGACTGCAGAGCGGTACCCCATCCCGCGGACCTCGTAGTCTACGGTGTAGATCTTCTCACCCTCTATAAATTAtgaatcataatcatcatcaggtcatttagtatcCACTGCAAGAGGACGCTCTATAAGTTACCAGGagcaaatggaagatttggcCTATACTCCTTACGTTGGGCAGACGGGTTGGGAAAGCATGATGTTCGCATGTTTCTACCTTGTTCGCCTTTTAAGACATCCACGTGAAGAGTGGGAATGGTCCTATTCTGCTTTGCTAGAAATACACAGCTAAATGCTTACATTGCAAGTGCCTTAAACAGATACATTATACAAATTTTAGACTCCACTTCTAGCTACTTGGAGACAATAttcttgaaataattaaaaactaggtacttatttttgaGTCCTCCTACCTTCATTGTTAAGCACAAAACATGATTTTCCGCTGTATTCATCCATCCGCAGCCATTATCTATCTTCTAATATCTACCTTCTAGAGGCCGTTAATCTATCACGAAGGTGtgtgtattattatttactgattGCAATGTTTATTTTCTACCTGGTATAGTTCTGGTCACGATTGTAGCATTAACGACAGTCTCCACGTTGTCAGGAGTGATCTTCATGGAGATGGTGATGAACTTCAAGCCATCTTCCAGCAGCAGGATTTGCTTCACTCCCCGCTGTTCTTCTTTGAATATTACCTGAAATACATTGATAAATTGGTTACTACAGTAGGTACTCTGCTTGTGAAAATCCCTTTAAAACACGTGATGTACTCGTACATTATCTGTATCTGCTGATTGGACCTTAAGCCAAATATCATTAAAGACTGAACATTTTGCAAATGAAAAGTAACCGATGTTCCCATGGCTATCGGAATTTGAGATTGCTAAGTGCAATAATGTTGAAAAAACCGAGGCAGTTCAATCACAATTTCTACAGGATGATAAATACAAAATTGCCAGTATAATTGCAGAATTTGCTCTTTGAGAGCGTGTAACGCTAGCACATCCAACTCAGACATTTGGTAGCAAAATAATACTAGTTACCACTACGTTAGATACAGTATTCAGCTTAATATGCCACCAGATTACCTGTTTCTCAGGAGTGTCCCAAATGACTACGTTCCCAGACTCGGCCGTGATGACGTTGTCCCCAGTTGGGGTGATAACCGCTTGCGTCACGATCGCCCCTAGCGGGGCTTCGGCTAGCTGGGCGAGGAGTTTCCCAGTGCTGGTGTCCCAGAGGCCCCAGCAGCTTCTGGTTACGGTTGCTGCCAGCTGCTTGTCTCTTGCAAGGCTGTGACAAGTAATTTGATCGTGACTCGATCTCAGACGATGTAGCTAATAAGTAAACCTTTAAGAGAAGTTAAAAAGTTGCAATGTCCCGTTAGGAACTGCGACGAGTAATGGTCGATCTTTCTAACCACTGTTTAGATTCAGGAAGAATTTATACAAGTGACGTagcccatcttttttgccattcagcGACTAAATCTTcttgactggcagataatgccacctggcattaagtccgccactgtacaaaagtgtaaataaataaaaaaataaaaaaaaaacttcttcaATGACTTGTCGAGAATCAAATACTTAATCGGCTCGCGTATAGTCAAAAAATCCTTACGTGATGGAATCAATCGGCAGCTCCTGCCGGTCGATCTTATGGACTTGCTCGAAGATATTATCTATGTTCCAGATCTTGACGGTGCGGTCTATGGACGAAGTGATGACGTTGTTCCAGGAACCAACGGTCAGTGGTTCCAGCTGGACGATCCTGCCAAAGTGCGCGTCTAGGACTTTGATCAGCTTGGTGGTCTCCAGGCTCCAGACGTAGAGGTTCTTTCTGGAAAATGAAGGCAATAAAAAGGTTATCTTTATCTGGTAGTAGCAAAATTAATGTCACCATTACCTTGAACTTTAGTGAGGTAACATAAAGttcaaaactaataaaaagtattttttataccaGTTAAAGAGTTAAAGAATTTTCTATGGacatataggccagtagaattaaacacaaaaattgattaaatcggaaataattcctacaaaagatttttttgctttaatggctttattggttgcccattaagactctcctaagttttcgacttcgacggagttgtgcttaagtggtgggggcccccgaaaggggcgttttttcggttttccggttataccgcgtaaaggacttaccctatcgaaaagtggtcttcatgactgttaaagggcacttaatcctgcattgaataagaccaaattcatatgttttggacaaaccgttctcgcgctaaagttcggcaaagtagaaaatatacgtataattaatgaccctctccacgtccaatggcttgttacccacatgcttccaagccttgtaaagggtcgccttaaccagtgtaaccctaacaaggctcacgagtttgattcgcttatccttgttcgtcccagccgttccttaactgcagttgctgcacctcttcttggcactctcctgaacgactctgtgttacctaatgtggctgcccctcttccttgtaccctcctgtacgatttcattgcttagccatgtgcctggtccaaggttcgacgccacaaaatcaacttcgtacgagtgaaaatagtttaaatactatttcccgtgcttgcaacatttttctttactgcttcgcctctattagtcgtagagtgattgtatatatcctatagccttcttcaatgtatgagctattcaacacaaaaataatgatttcaatcaaactagtaattcttaagattagcgcgttcaaacaaacaaacaaaaaactcttcagcgttttaatatgaacttgttgttgttgatttttggcgtcgaaccttagaccaggcatacggctaggcaacgtagtcatgcagcaggatacaaggaagaggggcagccacagtaggtaacacagagtcgttcaggtgagtgccaggaagaggtgcagcaaccgcagttaaggaacggctgggacgaacaaggataggcgcatcaagctcgtaagccttgatagggttacactgattgaggtggcccttttcaagacttggaagcctgtgggtaacaaaccattggacgtggagagggtcattaattatacgtatattttctacttggAGCTAATTAATTACCAAAATTACTCTACATCGAAATCAAACAAACTGCTGAAAATACTAAATGTGTTTTTCATACCTAACGCCAGCGACAGCATAGGTGTTATTGTTGCTGATCATGAAGGAGTTTGAAAGGGTCATCTTGGTGGAGATGTTGCGAATTGTGTGCGGTAGTTTCAGCACGATCCCTTCCAGTCGGAGGTCTTTTTCTGGCTCATCCTGTTTCTCCTCCTAAAATATCACCAATATTGTTCCGAAGGTACCTACTCCattttaagtaagtaagtaggatCTTCAatcaattatttacaaaaatagagcacgttaacatttttttctttttttatttatctgaactcacctcttcttcttctttcttcatGAAAATATACTCGTTTTCtggttttttcttcttcttatctTCGAATTCATGCTTGTCTCTTGGTATCACATGTTCGAAGTCCCATACCACAAAGCTGTATGTTGTTGTAGCTGTAATTTCGAATAGCTTGTGAATATCTCGAAATAATTTAGAAGAAACTTAACAATGGACTTTTAAAGGTCTGCTTAACTGACAATCGATAAATCAAAACACAAGGAACAATCGGACTGCTATCCAATGTAGACTGATGATGTATAGATCTTCGAATGGGTAAGATCTTTGAAAGAGAACTGCTATTTTACTTTTTGCACtgaagggaagtcgaaccttaacttcgaactcctatgttctactgattaattttgttgcgggtccaatgacagtttacctttcccccaggacaaaagttgaccttcactggttgtgtttttTGGCGGTCatactgtagatcctggctgcacaggagttgcagcggaaGGATCGAAAGGTGGGTGTGGTCCTGCTGTTTTTTCgtgctattaatttattttttaaacttaccAAGCAGCATTTTGTCCTTCTTCCCTCTCTTGAGCTGCAGCATTGCTTCAGCCGTGTCAGTCTCCCTGTGGTTTAGTTCCTCCACCTTCAGCCAACAACCTTCTTCTTCGTTTAACTCAAATATTGATATCTGGAAAATCGTGACCAAGACTTCAAGCAGTTATTGGGTAAATCGTTTGATACCAAAAACAAAAGAGGAGTTTGAAGCTAGATTCACTTCGATACTAGCTCTAGAGCTTAatagggtatttgacaccaccaatcaattgacgtactttttaaaactgtcaaaacgacactctcccatagattttgtacggCGATACTagcatgtgacgtcacaatttTACCAACtcaatgaaaatacttttttcaattataatgcaaccaaaaatcgtaatttacaggtaattaaaaattaattaagttttgaaGACCAGAAAGAAGTaactttttcaaaaagttgtgctttagaattattgggaaatggtgtcaaatacccaattCAGTTAGCCTGAGGTAGGAGCGGcgcgggaggggtgacatttgacatattatgacgtcacagagcatacaaatctgaagcataatatctgaagtctcgctgacgtttgacgtcgtGGTATTGACTGAGTTAAGCAATCAAAAAAGATAGCGGGCAGTTGACGTTAACATACTTAACCATAACCTTGAAAATAAAAACTCTACCTGATACCCTCTATCCGGGTCGCTGGTGTATATGCGAGTCCAATACTTGTTCATGGCGAAGGCGCCCCTGCATCTCAGAGGCTTCATCCACACCCCAGCCTTGCTGAACTGGATCAGAAGACGATCCTCGTCCAGGTCCCCACTCCACATCACGAGGACAAAGGTTTCCAGGTCACGGAATTCAATGGCTGTCCAAGAAGAAAGTTAAAGGTGTATTCCAAAATTTATAGATGCAAGCAAgatttataaattgaaatagTGATATGCAAAGGACCAAAAATACACCCTTGTGGCATTCCTCAGCCTCTTGTAGGTAAAGACTAATGTTTCATTCTTGATTCACCTTATAATCCACGAGAAGACAGAGAGTGGCTATATTCTACTCCAGAATCACACAAAATAAACTTCAAACGAGTTATAAAATCTCACAAAGTATCTCCCAGTTCACGTCATCGTAGGGCGTAGTCTCTGGTGCAGGCAGGGTCTGCTCGATCTCTCCTCTGGTGCTGTACTGCACCCAGGACCTTGGTCCGTAGATCACCAGGTGATGGTTGAGGACTGACACCCCTCGAACTGTTTCACCTGTGGAATTTATATTCAGGATGACTTCAGCAATAGTATCCTCAAGTATACagaattttaagtaaatagaCTAACTTAAAGattaatctaaataaaaattatgtcttagggatgcgttctgcggtctgcggtTAAGTCAAAAGGACCGCATCCAGTCTGGCAAATGCTTTAAGCTTAtatatcattattttttatcggTATCGGTTGTACGTTGTTATGTTTTATCGGTCTCACTAATCGTTATAAAATTCTAAGTTCCTTACCTTCTTCTAGAGGGTTGTCGATGGTGATGTATTCACTGGTCAGCATGTTCAATAGCACTGACTGGAAAAAGCAAACGAAACCATTTTAAAATCGCATAAGTCGTGTCGTGATCACATGTTTCTCAGTATAAGCTTATGACCACACTGGGTTTGCATTCAGAAAGGgcacaaaaaattaaaacatattttcttACCACAGAGTTATTGGTAGCAGCAGCAGCCCACTTATTATCCGGCGACAGCTCCAAGTTCTGCATGATGCCCTCCAGCTGTGGGCACAGGTCTCTGGCCAAGTCTGACGTGGCCAGGTCCCAGGATATGACGCGGCTGGAGATGGAAACTACGTAACGCTTGTCCGAGCTGAGACGGAACGCGAAGACTGCGAACTGATGACCTTCGAGGGAGTACTGGAAAATTTTTACACAAAATGAGGAAGTAAAtgtagttaaaatattttaaggtgTTGAAATTGCGCTTGAAAAAAGCTTACATTATATAATTATAGACCACTGCTTCAAGATAAAAATGTAACTGGGTCTTTTTCTCTTCTTCTAGAAGGACTATAGACCATCATGGTTCTTCTATAGTCTAAATTGGGCTTCGGGCAGCAGTAAATGAGTAAACCCACTAGGCAGCAAAATTCAAACATGCCTCCAAAGGTCCACCAGAAGTGTGTAAACAGTAACCCGACAGCAGCAGAGCGTAATGGTTTTGCCCTTTATCGTAACACTGCTTCAAGAGAAGACTAGCTACTGCTGGGTTCTGGTGAGCGTCAGGCTGGAGCCGACCTACTAAATGGTTGAAATTCGAACACTTACCTTCAAAGGTCCACCAGGCGTGTGCAGGCAATGATGCGAGGGCAGCAAGGCGCAGTGATTCTTCCCTTTATTGTGACACTGCTTCAAGAGAGACGATACTGCTGGGTTCTGGTGGGCCTCGGGTAGGAGTCTACCGACTAGTTGAGGTGCTAGCATGTTGGGGTAGGTCCCGATGATGGCACCTCCGAGGCGGAGGGCGTCTGCTACCAGCATTAGCTCTCTGAGAAGGCATAGAAGGCGAACTTTTAGATTTTATTAAAGAACCAGTCAAATGCATTTCGCGTGATACAGAAATCACTTGAGTAATTTTTATGTTACACAAACACCTTACACCTCACCAATTTTTCTAGAGTTTTACCAATCCcttattaaacaatacacaggagttgcgtaaattattttcattttattaattttaaccccctttagtaaataattattgtcaAACATACATACAGGGACACAAATCTAGCTCCTGGAAATGGAATTCCTTGGTACTGGTTAACAGAATTTTCAGAATTAAACAAGGATTGCTTATTCTGAACGCACACTAAAACCAACATTAAACCCACCTCACAGCGTCCTTATTGACGTGCAGCTTGGCATCCTCAAAGTCAGCCAGCACGGCCTGCAGCGGGCAGCAGTTCAACTTAGCATGCAGCCACTCGTAGTTGAACAGGACTTCAGCATATAGGTCGGTGAATCGCTTGGAACGGACCAGGTGGAAGGGCAGCTCGCCGAACTGGGGACAGTAATTTTAGGACTTAAGTTTATTGAGGAACACATAGTTGACTATACTTCAGGAAATGGTTGTCTTAAACAGGGTAACTAATACCAACTATACTGTTACCATgaaaaaatgtcaaaaaatgtACTTAAAGACACTTTTAGTTGGTTAGTTTTAACTAATGTTCATCCGCCTCTGAACAGAGGATTTCCGCTACGATCCAGTCCTGCGCTACCTGCATCTAAGTGCTTCGTGAGACCTCActtagatcgtcggtccactgagtgggaggcctgcctataCTATGTTTTCTAGTCCGTGGTTATCAGtcgagaaattttctgctcCAAGGGCTACCAGTTCTATTCTTCTATGCCTGGCCcattcctattttatttgggaTCGGCCCTCCTAATCATACGTCTCCAGGTGGCTCGGTCTTGGGTCGTCTCACTGTTGACGAGCTATATCCTATGTGTACTCTTTAAAAACTTTTCTACCTATTTGATGATTTCCATTGCATGGATCTATGTTCTACATAGTCGCAATATATTTTGTTCTTAGTAATATTTTCATTACCTTCCTCAAATTATATCTCTTGTTAGCTCCATCAGCGGACATGAAGACCAGCGGCTGGAGGGGGACCTTCCTGTCAGCCACCCCCTCTCTGTCGGCCAGGTTGAAGCGGTGCCGCTGGATCTCAGTGTATTTGAACGGCTTGGGGATTCCGCCACCCCAGATACCtaaagtcataaaaataatgtcaaattgATTATTAGGGTACTTGTTAACTGGTCCCTCCTGTTTTGAATAGTTTCTTTacgggtctaatgacagtttaactttcccccggcacaaacttaaccttcctcggttgggtttttattggcggtcaagctgtagatcctagctacacaggagttgcagcggtgggaaagagaggtgggtaTTATCCCGTGATCTCTGTGTTGTTTTTCCCAGGAGAGCTATCAGGAGGAATAGCAACGATGACACCATTTTGCCAGTGTAGAGAGAGACTATAAACTACGAAGACGATCGTCACAAGCTATTATTGAAAGGTTAACTTACAGCTGTTTTTTCGTAAGTCATTCTTTGTTTTGTTGTAGttgaaacaaataggtacctgcTTACTTTTCTAATAACAGATCATGATGATAAAAGTATGGCTACATTTGaagaattcaatgtttttatcaAACGGCAGAGTATGATTAACTTACCAAGATAGTAGTCGGCGATCATGGAGTGGAAGTACATGGCCATGTTCATATTCTTGAAGTACCTCTCTCGCGCTGTGTCGCGGAACTGCCTGTGGTACCAGTTCATCACGGAGACTCCATCTGCTTCGCGCTCAGACAAGTAGTTGGGCAGATCGTTGCGAATTCTGAGAAGGACGTGACGATATCAATCAGTAAAAGTTTTGTATTCTGTGGTAAATGTTTTGGCAGGGACCTACATTGTTTCGTAGTTTCTCTGTGTTTGAGGATTTTGAGTAAAACTCTTTTAAATCGTTGCGGATTCTGCGAAGTTAGTGACAATAACAATTGGCAAAAGTTTTTGGGGGTAACATTACAACAATGTTTTGGCAGTTGGAGGTAATTAAAAGTTCCTCTGAGATTGAGGATTCTGGGTGGAACTCGCTTCCACCATTCGATCTGATTCATTATTACACTatctatcaggtgagatgcaggctaagagcttccACATTGTGGTTTAAAAAAGGGTAGGTAAATTGAAACAGGAAGTTAAAAACGGATCACTAGTTAAACTTGCATGAGACGTCAAGTGATCATCAGGTTGAATATGGTATCGGCATTTAGGTAGATGTGAAAAAGAGCTTACCTGGTCCACAATAAAGGAGGGATTCTCCTCACAGGAGGCAGATGGTACTGGTACACATCATCCAGAACTTTGTCATCTAAACTGATCAGATCCTCAAGTTCCGTCTCCGAGAGACCACTGCGGGCTGCTGTGATGTACGCCAGAGCGTGGAAGACGAGTAGGCGGCCATGCTGTGGAACAAAACAGTTTTTCTATAAGAAGGTACAGACGAGGGGCATGAAGCTAAATATTGTGGCAtcttttgtatttgtaatatGTTGGCTACTTATTCGGTGTATTgtttcatcatcaggtcatttagtctccactgccaGAGAAGGCCCTTCTCTTACTTACCAGAGGAAAATGGAGGAGAGATACACtctccacgctggccagacgggttggagaAATGTAGGTACTAAGTACATTCGCAAACTGAATGATTAGAGAACTGAAgactataaataataatcatt
Proteins encoded:
- the LOC135084112 gene encoding NACHT and WD repeat domain-containing protein 2 gives rise to the protein MDDRTIDLIFAGSLKLLPPVSSKIVRIFTSSTFTDTTMERNTLMAKCYPRIKDYCREKHGLEFQVVDMRWGVRDEATDDHMTTELCMREIKNCQRLSMGPNFVVFLGQKYGYRPIPTYVLSSELQMLRDELAAGGVDVILLDTWYKKDSNAVPPVSVLQPISSILINFNNKRVPKLQAEDQAVWWDTLCKMQKLFRKASSQLYAAGKMDKDAMHNYFMSVTEREVINGVLNVKNTKNHCLAYVRYINNINLQNLKKASNFVDILNRSLDSEASKLLADLRDVRLPEKIETTNIQKYTVEWIGREGLDNETHGEYLNHFITHFYKNIIKLVDRAMRKEDSSAQGQIVTEILQHLHACNNSVKVFHGRDDDLKFVENYMKNSSEKPLVLYGEGGCGKTSLLSKSAAMCLDTWFADVRPTNIIRFLGTTPDSSALTPTLISICQQISYNFALPFEGIPDDLVPLTAHFKQLLTMATQQQPLLLFMDSVDQLTGIGTENNKVSWLPTRLPPHCKIIVTCAREEANPEVSKEYEVLRRMIDSDENFLEVTALGEELAMQVLKLWMASAARDLNNYQWRLVSNAIASCSLPIFVKLVFAEVCRWRSYTKPTDTHLASTVMDSIMMLFERIEKQHGRLLVFHALAYITAARSGLSETELEDLISLDDKVLDDVYQYHLPPVRRIPPLLWTRIRNDLPNYLSEREADGVSVMNWYHRQFRDTARERYFKNMNMAMYFHSMIADYYLGIWGGGIPKPFKYTEIQRHRFNLADREGVADRKVPLQPLVFMSADGANKRYNLRKFGELPFHLVRSKRFTDLYAEVLFNYEWLHAKLNCCPLQAVLADFEDAKLHVNKDAVRELMLVADALRLGGAIIGTYPNMLAPQLVGRLLPEAHQNPAVSSLLKQCHNKGKNHCALLPSHHCLHTPGGPLKYSLEGHQFAVFAFRLSSDKRYVVSISSRVISWDLATSDLARDLCPQLEGIMQNLELSPDNKWAAAATNNSVSVLLNMLTSEYITIDNPLEEGETVRGVSVLNHHLVIYGPRSWVQYSTRGEIEQTLPAPETTPYDDVNWEILSIEFRDLETFVLVMWSGDLDEDRLLIQFSKAGVWMKPLRCRGAFAMNKYWTRIYTSDPDRGYQISIFELNEEEGCWLKVEELNHRETDTAEAMLQLKRGKKDKMLLATTTYSFVVWDFEHVIPRDKHEFEDKKKKKPENEYIFMKKEEEEEEKQDEPEKDLRLEGIVLKLPHTIRNISTKMTLSNSFMISNNNTYAVAGVRKNLYVWSLETTKLIKVLDAHFGRIVQLEPLTVGSWNNVITSSIDRTVKIWNIDNIFEQVHKIDRQELPIDSITLARDKQLAATVTRSCWGLWDTSTGKLLAQLAEAPLGAIVTQAVITPTGDNVITAESGNVVIWDTPEKQVIFKEEQRGVKQILLLEDGLKFITISMKITPDNVETVVNATIVTRTIPEGEKIYTVDYEVRGMGYRSAVVSADEHHLVTPGVDKSLRECLHVFHAKTGARLHKIPVKNSGIKDMQSIVALPHKPLWVAVVGNDKAGIIDIKTKRHIRFVPRWNGACTKDGKIGLCAPSRGGLDLIELKRGTSVQPLISRAAEGVFSIITMFSSTDKYVFYYHSGRKTLRVFRTIDGKAIAEYRAPAEVTGVASAHGGKALAIASQDGCLTVLDIVDPHE